From Natator depressus isolate rNatDep1 chromosome 7, rNatDep2.hap1, whole genome shotgun sequence, the proteins below share one genomic window:
- the C7H10orf71 gene encoding cardiac-enriched FHL2-interacting protein has protein sequence MQGNRKHMDGLSDSSSLGSLLDDTDREVCSLTDRAFKSLCVAELEACDKELELVISPEITHQLSSKIHQGTLNHAIKKSNICNKLSLKNNEHTTRASTFQQLPKPVQEEKKVAKNSTVERRKPNLPASGPRKNKHVSKVSCLINTFDKAENQCPEGSLGALKQPVKNSSQKYRLIQGNDMAFWDDTAILNIQRELSQFSGVCRDNHCLSDKREVQKRHNKTDVGYCGPDGYHPALMNTSNVFKANLTSSSKKTVKSRRGKVKEPAKKGNFLHSENSAFESWNAHHNKLSEKEEFADIIPKKEAITHFEETPLVTGSYTSKHKPPPRKATGARIQEKDFLMDLFPRTTEFQNHVTPATVPQVLGPLIPVHPVPPAAEFQVPIPPAPVPQVSGPSTSEPQVSVPPTSVPQVSGPSLAPMSQVPAPPISPVSKAPPPPPPVSQVTCSQKKATKPELDYICPPWRKQRNIKGVAAKAQESSNEKLQLSGEEFSFYKKPSAVESFADTTAVGNQVNSPESISPSFNITKLLTPIIPLKQETENQPVLVTPPIPDTAAAKEHEGSGFSDCQSRDNYKSKAPSLLFNLKDVRKRVKSTYSPSPLLKEKNKTKENMKQESIKMNATVSTFLEESSLEVAERDELSHGPFVQTDSIQEKDNKTDLEGHFTDNYLSLSSPQATVNTSFYQNQDNVQQDDSKNKDLLKDTENSENVSISGHQSNEHGLRKSRHYPSLKGCSRDNANAKAAQQMQMYSSSVQGHKSERDAESQDGNDDPKIPPKLLSPAEDGVPYNANQTSVRSSNENKGKTSSSSSEYSFVTTVDQPFQEEPFSLIRLFQKACLEESQRSRNKMNVDDKESSKGKGKMVGKEELQYYAFSNCDTSTEERCEGKVAQGESESMAEERLMSEKREEVNSMNSAAEGNKDTSTSQSEEPALPLSSNSFKPSLFLIKDNTFKSSPVIKAVKLPLLRSLSSEDTVSSSYRETESRLEATVEKDKQLYRQGQGTPSIQEIYRSLSRNIKEQDARDALIRNEDASALGSTPASMGFQGADNTKLIWEPTLSEDVGSFSLGMSREDDEVTHTLLNKVGKSNEESVHRSKEKPTVGKTKHYLARSKSALGASSAQNKLGSPSEEKANYFKNYLLSNRRGGSCAKKIITREISSPARSLVLENHVYCPVTSDVSRDIRHLEETPAVLDDLACTIVTSPRSDSIMCSAVTSPLSEKIASVTKAEDITNSTSLNLVTKNNADISAEEILESTRRSLLTEDTSDSRLTNEKSQSCMEKPLGKPPVVPPKSEKALRRAKKLANKRKKIEAQQKNLPTEHPDTVVRKLSHSGQIPLSPVTLIHSPPSPGSRSPFPPSESSMVRLRGAQSVSPTPSLPATQRKLLQDPDSGQYFVVDLSGQVHFKTFYEPETGKYIQVPICSSEKGLHQTASLENFNSPYVLYPSALPLPVATMRSVSQLSEPLPLMQKVPGAPAEADEDWQQDGRDAQSLESQPYIEPVSDSHSQHAEEIQCNCTRDTSPAANMDIISISDLEDFAVEGIS, from the coding sequence ATGCAGGGAAATAGGAAACACATGGATGGACTTAGTGACTCCTCTAGTTTAGGGAGCCTCCTGGATGATACAGACAGAGAGGTATGCAGCCTCACAGACCGAGCATTCAAGAGTTTGTGCGTGGCAGAGCTTGAAGCATGTGACAAGGAATTGGAGCTTGTCATTTCACCGGAAATCACCCACCAGTTATCTAGTAAAATTCACCAAGGGACACTAAACCATGCCATCAAGAAAAGTAATATCTGCAATAAGTTATCACTGAAAAACAACGAGCATACAACACGGGCTTCAACATTCCAGCAATTACCAAAACCTGTTCAAGAAGAGAAAAAAGTAGCTAAAAACAGCACTGTGGAAAGGAGAAAGCCAAATTTGCCAGCATCTGGgccaaggaaaaacaaacatgtCTCTAAAGTGTCCTGTTTGATTAATACATTTGATAAGGCTGAAAACCAATGTCCAGAAGGTTCCCTGGGAGCACTCAAACAGCCAGTTAAAAATAGTTCTCAAAAATACAGATTAATTCAGGGAAATGACATGGCTTTCTGGGATGACACAGCgattttaaacatccaaagggaACTTTCCCAGTTTTCTGGTGTGTGTCGAGATAACCACTGTCTCAGTGACAAACGTGAAGTCCAGAAAAGACATAATAAAACTGATGTGGGCTATTGTGGTCCAGATGGTTATCATCCTGCACTGATGAACACTTCAAACGTATTTAAGGCAAATCTCACCAGCTCTTCTAAAAAGACAGTCAAAAGCAGGCGTGGGAAAGTTAAAGAGCCAGCCAAAAAGGGCAATTTTCTTCACAGTGAGAACAGTGCTTTTGAATCATGGAATGCCCATCATAATAAACTGAGTGAAAAAGAGGAATTTGCAGATATTATACCAAAAAAGGAGGCTATTACACACTTTGAAGAAACACCATTGGTTACAGGATCCTACACATCTAAACATAAACCACCACCCAGAAAGGCCACAGGTGCTAGAATTCAGGAAAAGGATTTCCTAATGGATCTATTTCCCCGCACAACTGAATTCCAGAACCATGTCACACCAGCAACTGTACCTCAGGTCCTTGGCCCACTAATACCTGTACACCCTGTCCCTCCAGCAGCTGAGTTTCAGGTTCCTATTCCACCAGCACCTGTACCCCAGGTCTCTGGCCCATCAACATCTGAACCCCAGGTTTCTGTTCCACCAACATCTGTACCCCAGGTCTCAGGTCCATCCCTAGCACCCATGTCCCAGGTCCCTGCTCCCCCCATCTCACCTGTATCCAaggcccctcctccaccaccacctgtgTCCCAAGTCACTTGCTCTCAGAAGAAGGCAACAAAACCTGAATTGGACTATATCTGTCCACCATGGAGGAAACAGAGGAATATAAAAGGGGTAGCGGCGAAAGCACAGGAGAGTTCAAATGAAAAGTTACAGCTCAGTGGAGAAGAATTCTCTTTTTATAAAAAGCCATCTGCTGTCGAATCTTTTGCTGACACAACTGCAGTAGGTAACCAGGTAAACTCCCCTGAATCCATTAGCCCCTCTTTCAACATCACAAAACTTTTAACACCCATCATACCATTAAAACAAGAGACAGAAAATCAACCAGTGCTGGTGACACCACCAATACCTGACACTGCAGCAGCAAAAGAACATGAGGGAAGTGGATTTAGTGATTGTCAATCTCGGGATAATTACAAGTCTAAAGCACCAAGTTTATTATTCAACCTGAAGGATGTCCGAAAACGTGTTAAAAGCACTTATAGTCCCTCTCCTctcttaaaagagaaaaataagacTAAGGAAAACATGAAACAAGAAAGTATAAAAATGAATGCGACAGTGTCCACTTTTCTAGAAGAAAGTAGCTTAGAGGTTGCAGAGAGAGATGAATTAAGCCATGGCCCTTTTGTACAAACTGACAGTATCCAGGAAAAGGACAATAAAACTGATTTAGAGGGACACTTCACTGATAATTACCTATCTTTAAGTTCACCCCAAGCAACAGTAAATACTTCATTTTACCAAAATCAGGACAATGTGCAACAGGATGATTCAAAAAACAAAGACCTATTGAAAGACACTGAGAACAGTGAAAATGTGTCTATCTCTGGACACCAGTCAAACGAACACGGTTTAAGGAAAAGTCGACATTATCCGTCACTGAAAGGCTGCAGTAGAGACAATGCAAATGCAAAAGCTGCACAGCAAATGCAAATGTATAGTTCCAGTGTACAAGGCCACAAAAGTGAGAGAGATGCTGAAAGCCAGGATGGAAATGATGACCCTAAAATACCCCCCAAActtctttcaccagcagaagatggtgtTCCTTACAATGCAAATCAAACCAGTGTAAGAAGTAGCAATGAAAATAAAGGCAAAACCAGCAGTAGTTCTTCTGAATACTCTTTTGTGACCACAGTCGATCAGCCATTTCAGGAGGAGCCCTTTTCACTGATTCGGCTGTTTCAGAAAGCATGCCTTGAGGAAAGTCAAAGGAGTAGGAATAAAATGAATGTAGATGACAAGGAAAGTagtaaagggaaagggaaaatggTAGGGAAAGAGGAGTTGCAGTATTATGCTTTTAGTAACTGTGACACTAGCACAGAAGAGAGGTGTGAGGGAAAGGTGGCACAGGGTGAGAGTGAGAGCATGGCAGAAGAGAGATTGATGAGTGAGAAGAGGGAAGAGGTCAATAGTATGAATTCTGCAGCAGAAGGCAACAAGGATACTTCCACCTCCCAGTCAGAAGAGCCAGCATTACCACTTTCTTCAAATTCATTCAAACCCAGTCTGTTTCTGATTAAAGACAACACATTCAAATCATCTCCTGTGATAAAGGCAGTCAAGCTACCTCTGCTTAGGTCCTTGTCCTCAGAAGACACAGTCAGTAGTAGTTACAGGGAAACAGAAAGCAGATTGGAAGCTACCGTAGAGAAGGACAAGCAGCTTTACAGGCAGGGCCAAGGTACACCTAGCATTCAAGAGATTTACCGGTCATTATCAAGAAACATAAAAGAACAGGATGCAAGAGATGCACTAATCAGAAATGAGGATGCCAGTGCACTGGGATCTACTCCAGCTAGCATGGGCTTTCAAGGGGCAGATAACACCAAACTAATATGGGAGCCCACCCTTTCAGAAGATGTAGGGAGTTTTTCATTAGGGATGTCGAGGGAAGATGATGAAGTGACTCATACTTTATTAAATAAAGTTGGGAAAAGTAATGAGGAAAGTGTTCACCGCAGCAAAGAGAAGCCCACGGTTGGAAAGACGAAGCACTACTTAGCACGGTCAAAATCAGCTTTAGGAGCTAGCTCAGCGCAAAACAAATTGGGCTCCCCTTCAGAAGAGAAGGCAAATTATTTTAAGAATTATCTTTTGTCTAATCGGAGAGGTGGGTCATGtgcaaaaaaaataatcactAGGGAGATAAGTTCTCCGGCAAGAAGCTTGGTATTAGAGAACCATGTGTATTGTCCTGTTACCAGTGATGTTTCAAGAGACATCAGACACTTGGAAGAAACACCTGCGGTGTTAGACGATCTTGCGTGTACCATTGTAACAagcccaaggtcagacagcatTATGTGCTCCGCTGTTACCAGTCCACTGTCAGAGAAAATTGCCAGTGTAACGAAGGCAGAGGATATTACAAATTCCACTTCGTTGAATTTGGTAACAAAGAACAACGCTGATATTTCTGCAGAGGAAATACTCGAGTCAACGCGGAGGAGCCTGCTCACTGAGGACACCAGTGATTCTAGACTGACAAACGAGAAATCGCAGAGTTGTATGGAGAAACCGCTGGGCAAGCCACCTGTGGTGCCACCGAAAAGCGAAAAGGCCCTGCGCCGAGCAAAAAAACTGGCCAACAAGAGAAAAAAGATAGAGGCACAGCAGAAGAACCTTCCAACAGAGCACCCGGATACTGTTGTGAGAAAGCTGTCCCATTCTGGACAGATTCCATTATCCCCCGTAACCCTGATCCATTCTCCACCATCTCCTGGGTCCCGTTCGCCTTTCCCTCCTTCAGAATCGAGCATGGTGAGACTCAGAGGTGCCCAGTCAGTAAGCCCCACACCCTCTTTACCTGCAACTCAGCGTAAACTCCTTCAAGATCCTGACTCAGGGCAGTACTTCGTCGTCGATCTATCCGGTCAGGTTCATTTCAAGACCTTTTATGAGCCAGAAACTGGCAAATACATCCAAGTACCAATCTGTTCCTCAGAAAAGGGCTTACACCAAACCGCCtctttggaaaattttaattCTCCTTATGTATTGTACCCTAGTGCGCTACCTTTACCCGTGGCAACTATGAGATCAGTTTCCCAACTCTCTGAACCTCTTCCACTAATGCAGAAAGTACCAGGAGCACCAGCAGAAGCAGATGAAGACTGGCAGCAAGACGGCAGAGATGCTCAATCGCTAGAGAGTCAACCCTATATTGAACCTGTATCTGACTCTCACAGTCAACATGCTGAGGAAATTCAGTGTAATTGTACAAGAGACACGAGTCCAGCTGCAAACATGGACATCATTTCAATCAGCGATTTAGAGGATTTTGCTGTTGAAGGGATATCTTAA